One Candidatus Polarisedimenticolia bacterium genomic window carries:
- the xerD gene encoding site-specific tyrosine recombinase XerD, giving the protein MKNNGPLIEDFLHYLTVERGLAKNSVLAYGHDLAKFGRFMNLKARSARQIRQGEVDEFARRLSKDGLSARSIARALNTVRMFYRFLVAEKVVSDDPTALVRSPRTLKSLPRYLTLEEVDRLLGSPDTGTPLGLRDAAMVELLYATGLRVSELVSLRLRDLNLEAGYLRCVGKGSKERLVPMGRQASQKLRAYLEGGRPRIVESGGGHPALFLNSRGRGLSRQGFWKILKRYGRTVGLRGKLSPHVLRHSFATHLLERGADLRSVQMMLGHADISTTQIYTHINRERLRKIYRDFHPRA; this is encoded by the coding sequence ATGAAGAACAACGGTCCGCTCATCGAGGACTTCCTGCACTACCTGACCGTCGAGCGCGGCCTGGCGAAGAACTCCGTCCTGGCGTATGGGCACGATCTCGCGAAGTTCGGCCGCTTCATGAATCTCAAGGCGCGCAGCGCGCGGCAGATCCGGCAGGGGGAGGTCGACGAGTTCGCGCGCCGCCTGTCGAAGGACGGGCTGTCCGCCCGTTCGATCGCCCGCGCCCTGAACACGGTGCGGATGTTCTACCGCTTCCTCGTGGCCGAGAAGGTGGTGAGCGACGATCCCACGGCGCTGGTCCGCTCGCCCCGTACGCTCAAGTCCCTGCCGCGCTATCTGACGCTCGAAGAGGTGGATCGGCTGCTCGGGTCGCCGGACACGGGGACGCCCCTGGGCCTGCGCGACGCGGCGATGGTCGAGCTCCTGTACGCGACCGGGCTGCGCGTCTCCGAGCTGGTGTCCCTGCGCCTTCGCGACCTCAACCTGGAGGCTGGCTACCTGCGCTGCGTCGGCAAGGGGAGCAAGGAGCGTCTGGTGCCGATGGGGCGGCAGGCCTCGCAGAAGCTGCGCGCCTATCTGGAAGGAGGGCGCCCGCGCATCGTGGAGAGCGGCGGGGGCCACCCGGCGCTCTTCCTCAACAGCCGCGGCCGCGGCCTGAGCCGCCAGGGCTTCTGGAAGATCCTCAAGCGCTACGGGAGGACGGTCGGGCTGCGCGGCAAGCTCAGCCCGCACGTGCTCCGCCACTCGTTCGCAACCCACCTGCTGGAGCGCGGCGCGGATCTGCGCTCCGTCCAGATGATGCTGGGCCACGCCGACATTTCCACGACGCAGATCTACACGCACATCAACCGCGAGCGGCTGCGGAAGATCTACAGGGACTTCCACCCGCGCGCCTGA
- the dtd gene encoding D-aminoacyl-tRNA deacylase has protein sequence MKGVIQRVSRAEVRVKGEVVGRIERGLLVLIGFERGDRASDLDWFSDKVIHMRIFEDSAGKMNRSALETSAGILVVSQFTLAGDLSRGRRPGFERAAPPEEAEPLYDAFVERLRRCPLTIATGRFREHMEVELVNDGPVTLILENRP, from the coding sequence ATGAAGGGCGTGATCCAGCGGGTGTCCCGCGCCGAGGTGCGTGTGAAGGGCGAGGTCGTCGGCCGCATCGAACGGGGCCTGCTCGTGCTGATCGGGTTCGAACGGGGCGACCGCGCCTCGGACCTTGACTGGTTTTCCGACAAGGTGATACATATGCGCATCTTCGAAGACAGCGCGGGGAAGATGAACCGTTCGGCCCTGGAAACGAGCGCCGGGATTCTCGTCGTGTCGCAATTCACGCTCGCCGGGGATCTGAGCCGGGGCCGCCGCCCCGGATTCGAGCGGGCCGCGCCTCCCGAGGAGGCCGAGCCGCTCTACGACGCGTTCGTGGAGCGGCTCCGGCGGTGTCCGCTCACGATCGCCACCGGCCGCTTCAGGGAGCACATGGAGGTCGAGCTGGTGAACGACGGTCCCGTGACCCTGATCCTCGAGAACCGGCCATGA
- the murJ gene encoding murein biosynthesis integral membrane protein MurJ, which translates to MDKERGLIRAAGSMSVMTTLSRIAGYFRDSLQAAILGAANSSDAFVIAYRIPNMLRRLVGEGALTSAFVPTFARYLRAGDRKALWRFSSSVLYAMAAVLAVITALGIALSPWLVRLLAWGFTVSPEKMALTVSLNRLMFPYIFFISLAALVGGVLNAFDVFALPAFTPVLLNLSIIVMAWLLRDRFADPAYGFAIGVILGGFLQLAVQIPALLRQGMSLRPPDDLDLDGLREIGRLILPRVFGVGIIQVNLVIDSQFATSLQSGSVSFLYYANRVTELALGIFVISLSTVILPTLSRATAEQDRESVRSILSTAMRLLMFISIPATLGLIVLRVPIIQVLFERGRFTHEDTVLTSGALAFYAIGLLPYAGVSVLATAFYAHRDTRTPVKIGALTFFLHLALNFALRGPMRHGGIALSTSISALADAALLAFMLRRRAGNFLDRDVVRTAWHTLAGGAAMTASLLLALLWVNVVSLQGIGAQALALGALIAGGGAVYVLVLVLLGSQEVRLLASVVRPPR; encoded by the coding sequence ATGGACAAGGAGCGCGGATTGATCCGCGCGGCCGGCTCGATGAGCGTCATGACGACGCTCAGCCGGATCGCCGGCTACTTCCGGGACAGCCTGCAGGCGGCCATTCTCGGCGCCGCCAACTCGTCCGACGCATTCGTCATCGCGTACCGCATCCCGAACATGCTGCGCCGTCTGGTGGGCGAGGGGGCCCTGACCTCGGCATTCGTGCCGACGTTCGCGCGCTACCTCAGGGCCGGCGATCGCAAGGCCCTGTGGCGGTTCTCGTCCTCGGTCCTGTACGCCATGGCCGCGGTCCTGGCGGTGATCACCGCCCTGGGGATCGCGCTGTCGCCCTGGCTGGTTCGCCTCCTCGCCTGGGGATTCACCGTGTCGCCGGAGAAGATGGCGCTCACGGTCTCCCTCAACCGCCTGATGTTTCCGTACATCTTCTTCATCTCGCTGGCGGCGCTGGTGGGAGGGGTCCTGAACGCCTTCGATGTGTTCGCGCTGCCCGCGTTCACGCCGGTGCTCCTGAACCTGTCGATCATCGTCATGGCGTGGCTGCTGCGGGACCGGTTCGCCGATCCGGCATACGGCTTTGCGATCGGGGTCATCTTGGGGGGCTTCCTGCAGCTGGCGGTGCAGATCCCGGCGCTCTTGCGACAGGGGATGAGCCTGCGCCCGCCGGACGACCTGGATCTCGACGGGCTCCGGGAGATCGGCCGGCTGATCCTGCCGCGCGTGTTCGGGGTCGGGATCATCCAGGTGAACCTGGTCATCGATTCCCAGTTCGCCACGTCGCTCCAGAGCGGCAGCGTCTCGTTCCTGTATTACGCCAACCGGGTGACCGAGCTGGCGCTGGGGATCTTCGTCATCAGCCTGTCGACCGTGATCCTGCCCACCCTCTCCCGAGCCACGGCGGAACAGGACCGGGAGAGCGTGCGATCCATCCTGTCCACGGCGATGCGGCTCCTGATGTTCATCAGCATCCCGGCCACCCTGGGGCTCATCGTTCTGCGGGTGCCGATCATCCAGGTGCTGTTCGAGCGCGGCCGCTTCACCCACGAGGACACGGTCCTGACCTCGGGAGCCCTGGCCTTTTACGCCATCGGGCTCCTGCCCTACGCCGGCGTGAGCGTCCTGGCGACCGCGTTCTACGCGCACCGCGACACGCGCACTCCCGTGAAGATCGGCGCGTTGACGTTTTTTCTCCACCTGGCGCTGAACTTCGCCTTGCGCGGGCCGATGCGGCACGGAGGCATCGCGCTGTCCACCTCGATCTCGGCTCTCGCGGACGCGGCGCTCCTCGCCTTCATGCTGCGCCGGCGCGCAGGGAATTTCCTGGACCGGGACGTGGTGCGCACCGCGTGGCACACGCTCGCCGGAGGAGCGGCGATGACCGCGTCGCTGCTCCTCGCCCTTCTCTGGGTGAATGTCGTCTCCCTGCAGGGGATTGGCGCGCAGGCCCTGGCGCTCGGCGCGCTCATCGCCGGCGGCGGAGCCGTCTATGTCCTCGTGCTCGTTCTGCTGGGGAGCCAGGAGGTGCGCCTGCTGGCGTCGGTCGTGAGGCCTCCGCGATGA
- a CDS encoding single-stranded DNA-binding protein, with protein MASVNKVILIGNLGRDPEVRYTQNGTAVANFTLATNEVWNDKSGERQERTEWHRIVVWGKQAEIAREHLSKGKQVYIEGSIQTRQWDDREGNKRTTTEIKAQRLMMMGRADAGESRMNAAAPPPDAAPEEPGPPPDDDIPF; from the coding sequence ATGGCAAGCGTCAACAAGGTGATTCTCATCGGCAACCTCGGCCGGGATCCTGAGGTGCGCTACACGCAGAACGGCACCGCGGTGGCCAACTTCACGCTGGCCACGAACGAGGTCTGGAACGACAAGAGCGGTGAGCGCCAGGAACGGACCGAGTGGCACCGGATCGTGGTGTGGGGCAAGCAGGCGGAGATCGCGCGCGAGCACCTGTCCAAAGGGAAGCAGGTCTACATCGAGGGATCGATCCAGACCCGCCAATGGGACGACCGCGAGGGGAACAAGCGGACCACCACCGAGATCAAGGCCCAGCGACTGATGATGATGGGCCGGGCCGATGCCGGCGAGTCCCGGATGAACGCCGCCGCCCCGCCCCCGGACGCGGCGCCCGAGGAGCCCGGCCCGCCGCCGGACGACGACATCCCCTTCTGA
- a CDS encoding tetratricopeptide repeat protein: MKKSERHLIKRDELMTVFERSTLYVEDHARTMALVAGGVVLLAIAGFAARSWMNASEEEASFLLGQIVETYRAPVAASLESLQQATPGTKTYTTTEERDQRLLELTDELLSRHGSSRAAPKALYYKGLALAGLKKPEDATKALLDLVTRYPEDFLAPMGRFQLGRLREQEGNVSEALVQYQALAEDAQGVFPKEEGLMGVARCQEALGRKDEAIKTYRKIVSDFPDSDYQFEARKKIDDLS; the protein is encoded by the coding sequence ATGAAAAAGTCGGAGCGACACCTCATCAAACGCGATGAGCTGATGACGGTCTTCGAACGATCCACCCTCTACGTGGAAGACCACGCCCGGACCATGGCGCTCGTGGCCGGCGGCGTGGTCCTGCTGGCGATCGCCGGTTTCGCCGCGCGCTCCTGGATGAACGCCAGCGAAGAGGAGGCCTCCTTCCTTCTGGGGCAGATCGTCGAGACCTACCGCGCGCCGGTGGCGGCCTCCCTGGAGTCGCTCCAGCAGGCGACGCCCGGGACGAAGACGTACACGACGACCGAGGAGCGGGACCAGCGTCTGCTCGAGCTGACGGACGAGCTGCTGTCGCGCCACGGATCCTCGCGCGCCGCGCCCAAGGCGCTCTACTACAAGGGGCTCGCCCTGGCCGGCCTGAAGAAGCCGGAGGACGCCACCAAGGCGCTGCTCGACCTCGTGACGCGCTATCCCGAAGACTTCCTGGCCCCCATGGGGCGCTTCCAGCTGGGTCGACTGCGGGAGCAGGAGGGAAACGTCTCGGAGGCGCTCGTTCAGTACCAGGCCCTGGCCGAGGACGCCCAGGGGGTCTTCCCGAAGGAAGAGGGGCTGATGGGGGTCGCCCGGTGCCAGGAGGCGTTGGGCCGCAAGGACGAGGCGATCAAGACCTATCGCAAGATCGTCAGCGATTTCCCCGATTCGGACTACCAGTTCGAGGCGCGCAAGAAGATCGACGATCTCTCCTGA
- the ggt gene encoding gamma-glutamyltransferase, with translation MRRHRPIVLAWTLVLTLGSIGCLGTAPPSPAPASLRGAVASAEPAATAAGLGILRDGGNAVDAAVAVALALAVVHPQAGNLGGGGFALVKSGDQVEALDFREVAPAAASASMYLDSQGQPRAEASLIGPLAAGVPGSPAGLYELHRRHGTLPWPAVVAPALELARNGFTVTPRLQAALEQYRDTLARFPETAVLWLPEGRPLAAGMVLRLPDLAATLEAYAERGPPALMTGRIAAAVEAASTVHGGILTVRDLGSYRPLWRDALRFRAFGWDVASMPLPSSGGLILAQSLEMLERLDIDAVPDDSADRDHLLAETWRRAFADRFLLGDPAHTKAGASELLAADWIASRAAGINPKQATPSREVHPWPGDAGSQGIPAMRPAATTHFSVADGSGMVVSLTTTLNEWFGCGLYVPGAGYFLNNEMDDFASAPGTPNLYGLVQGDANAVRSGARMLSSMSPVVAWGRGETVALGSRGGSRIPTVTLQVLLRLILGRETLQAAVDHPRIHHQWLPDEIVVEPDALGPEVLADLERRGHHVRSTAGLGEVAAVRILPDGRLEAAADDRRNPGGSGVLQP, from the coding sequence GTGCGCCGGCACCGTCCCATCGTCCTCGCCTGGACGCTGGTGCTCACCCTCGGGTCCATCGGATGCCTGGGGACCGCCCCGCCGTCCCCCGCGCCGGCGTCCCTCCGCGGCGCCGTGGCGTCGGCGGAGCCGGCGGCGACGGCCGCCGGGCTCGGCATCCTCCGCGACGGAGGCAACGCCGTCGACGCCGCCGTGGCGGTGGCTCTGGCGCTGGCCGTCGTCCATCCCCAGGCGGGGAATCTCGGCGGCGGCGGCTTCGCCCTGGTCAAATCGGGTGACCAGGTCGAGGCCCTCGATTTCCGGGAGGTCGCGCCGGCGGCTGCCTCGGCCTCGATGTATCTCGACAGCCAGGGGCAGCCCCGGGCCGAGGCCTCGCTCATCGGGCCCCTGGCCGCGGGCGTCCCGGGGTCGCCGGCCGGGCTCTACGAGCTGCACCGGCGCCATGGGACCCTCCCCTGGCCGGCCGTCGTCGCGCCGGCGCTGGAGCTTGCCAGAAACGGGTTCACGGTCACGCCGCGGCTGCAGGCGGCCCTCGAACAGTATCGCGACACCCTGGCCCGGTTCCCCGAAACGGCCGTGCTCTGGCTGCCCGAAGGAAGACCCCTCGCGGCCGGCATGGTCCTGCGGCTGCCGGACCTCGCCGCAACGCTCGAGGCGTACGCCGAGCGCGGGCCTCCCGCGCTGATGACCGGGAGGATCGCCGCGGCGGTCGAGGCGGCGTCGACCGTCCACGGCGGCATCCTCACGGTCCGGGACCTCGGATCGTACCGCCCCCTGTGGCGCGACGCCCTCCGCTTCCGCGCCTTCGGCTGGGACGTCGCCTCGATGCCGCTCCCCTCGTCCGGCGGTCTCATCCTGGCGCAGAGCCTGGAGATGCTCGAGCGGCTGGACATCGACGCGGTTCCGGACGACAGCGCCGACCGGGATCACCTTCTGGCCGAGACCTGGCGGCGGGCCTTCGCCGATCGCTTCCTTCTGGGAGATCCCGCCCACACGAAAGCGGGCGCGTCGGAGCTTCTGGCCGCCGACTGGATCGCCTCCCGCGCCGCCGGGATCAATCCGAAGCAGGCCACTCCATCACGGGAGGTCCATCCCTGGCCGGGGGACGCCGGTTCGCAGGGGATCCCCGCCATGCGGCCGGCGGCCACGACGCATTTTTCCGTGGCCGACGGATCCGGGATGGTGGTCAGCCTCACGACCACGCTGAACGAATGGTTCGGTTGCGGACTCTATGTGCCGGGTGCCGGCTACTTCCTGAACAATGAGATGGACGACTTCGCGAGCGCGCCCGGCACGCCGAATCTCTACGGCCTGGTCCAGGGGGACGCGAACGCCGTCCGTTCCGGGGCGCGCATGCTCTCCTCGATGAGCCCGGTCGTGGCCTGGGGCAGGGGCGAGACCGTCGCCCTGGGGTCGCGCGGCGGAAGCCGCATTCCGACCGTCACGCTCCAGGTCCTGCTGCGCCTGATCCTGGGCCGCGAGACCCTGCAGGCGGCCGTCGATCATCCGCGCATCCACCACCAGTGGCTTCCCGACGAGATCGTCGTCGAGCCGGACGCGCTCGGGCCCGAGGTGCTCGCCGACCTCGAGCGCCGGGGCCATCACGTGCGCAGCACGGCGGGGCTGGGGGAGGTGGCCGCCGTCCGCATCCTGCCGGACGGCCGGCTCGAGGCGGCGGCCGACGATCGTCGCAACCCCGGAGGCTCGGGAGTCCTGCAGCCCTGA
- a CDS encoding amidohydrolase — protein sequence MPRIATLLCALLATAPAASLAAGPAPAELDRLIDRDYAFLDGLYRHLHTHPELSLHEQETAARIASELKAAGFMVTPGVGGHGVVAVLQRGAGPTVMWRSDLDALPVREETGLPYASTVMATDDSGRPVPVMHACGHDIHMTTLVGLARALNALSTQWTGTVVLIGQPAEERVKGAQAMIADGLFSRFPRPDAVLGMHVKDDLPTGVVGYRAGPAFANVDSVDIRVYGRGGHGSAPHTTVDPVVIAARIVMALQTIVAREINPIEAAVVTVGSIHGGTKHNIIPDIVDLQLTVRSYSDETRRRLLDGIRRNVLAEATGAAAPRPPDVTIGESTPATVNDPELVRRTVQGLKRALGDDRVVEVPPIMGSEDFTYYGRQGIPAFMFNLGTIAPQRIEESRRPGGTPLPSLHSSLYAPDREASIRSGVRAALAAVLENLQAP from the coding sequence ATGCCGCGGATCGCGACGCTCCTCTGCGCCCTCCTGGCGACCGCCCCGGCGGCCTCCCTGGCAGCGGGTCCCGCACCGGCCGAGCTGGACCGGCTCATCGACAGGGATTACGCCTTCCTGGACGGGCTCTACCGGCACCTGCACACCCACCCCGAGCTGTCACTGCACGAGCAGGAGACGGCCGCGCGCATCGCGTCGGAGCTGAAGGCGGCGGGCTTCATGGTGACCCCCGGCGTTGGCGGCCACGGTGTGGTGGCCGTCCTCCAACGCGGGGCGGGGCCGACGGTGATGTGGCGCTCCGACCTCGACGCGCTTCCCGTCCGGGAGGAGACCGGCCTTCCGTACGCCAGCACGGTCATGGCGACGGACGATTCCGGCCGCCCGGTGCCGGTGATGCACGCCTGCGGCCACGACATCCACATGACGACCCTGGTCGGGCTGGCGCGCGCCCTCAACGCCCTGTCGACGCAGTGGACGGGGACCGTGGTGCTGATCGGGCAGCCGGCGGAAGAGAGGGTGAAGGGGGCCCAGGCGATGATCGCGGACGGTCTGTTCTCGCGCTTTCCGCGGCCCGACGCCGTCCTCGGAATGCACGTCAAGGACGACCTGCCCACGGGCGTCGTCGGCTACCGCGCCGGCCCGGCGTTCGCCAACGTGGACAGCGTCGACATCCGCGTGTACGGACGGGGAGGGCACGGCTCCGCGCCGCACACCACGGTCGATCCGGTGGTGATCGCGGCGCGCATCGTCATGGCCCTGCAGACGATCGTCGCGCGGGAGATCAACCCGATCGAGGCCGCGGTCGTCACGGTCGGCTCGATCCACGGCGGGACGAAGCACAACATCATTCCCGACATCGTGGATCTGCAGCTCACCGTGCGCTCGTACAGCGACGAGACCCGCCGGCGGCTCCTGGACGGCATCCGGCGGAACGTGCTGGCCGAGGCCACGGGGGCGGCGGCCCCGCGCCCGCCCGACGTGACGATCGGCGAGAGCACGCCGGCCACCGTGAACGACCCCGAGCTGGTGCGCCGCACCGTGCAGGGCCTGAAGCGGGCCCTGGGAGACGACCGCGTCGTGGAGGTCCCTCCCATCATGGGGTCGGAGGACTTCACCTACTACGGCCGGCAGGGGATCCCCGCCTTCATGTTCAACCTGGGAACCATCGCGCCGCAGCGCATCGAGGAGAGCCGACGGCCGGGCGGGACGCCGCTTCCGTCCCTCCATTCCTCCCTGTACGCCCCCGATCGCGAGGCGTCCATCCGGAGCGGCGTGCGCGCCGCGCTCGCGGCGGTCCTGGAGAATCTCCAGGCTCCCTGA